The Anastrepha obliqua isolate idAnaObli1 chromosome 5, idAnaObli1_1.0, whole genome shotgun sequence DNA window tttttttaagtaaatatgaaaaaagtaaaataagaaatttatttgattatgtATGCCGCTACCAATTGACTCAGCGACATTAGCGAGCGGTGCACCCAAATAGGCGCGGCCACCACTGATTGCCCCGAAATAgggaaatttcaaattataataGCATATCAGCAACTTGCAAATCAGTACTGATTGATAACAAGTTTCATATGTTTTGTTTAAAACATTTTGGATACAGTTAACATTTAATTAGTTCCCAACAAATTGATtaaaaacgttttgtaattATGTTCACTACAAATTTGACTGCTGAATAAAATCCCTAATtgaattatttcttctttttaaagGTATTAAAACTGCTCGAAGACAAAAACTCATATCAACTTACAGCCAAAGAAGCCTTACGCAAAGTCTACCAGGAGCGCTGCGACGCACTGCAAATGCTCTCGAAAATGGAATTGGCCTATGCCAATTCGGATGGTGAATGCAAGATATTGCGTGATCAAATAATGAATACGAAACAGTCACTACAGGATGTGAATACACGTTTACAGCGCCTCGAAACAgattacaatgaatataaagaGGAAGCCGAACGTAAGCAACAGGAGATAAAAGAACAAGAAGAACTGCGTATTGCAGAAATGATGGAGAAATTGCAACTGCGTGAATTGGAATGCGACGATTTGCGTCGTCGTGTATCCGAATTCATGTTGCAGCGTGCTGAACTGGTGGATGAAGAGGAAAAACAGCTGCAATTGCAGGCCATTGAGAAGCTAGACGCAGTTATAGGCGATATGGATTTGGGAGAGGATGACGAtgacgacgacgacgatgaTGACGAAGATGATAATAGTGATGTGAAAGGTGATGAAGGTGACGGCGAACATAAGGAGGATGGAAACGAGAAGGATGGTGGTAAAAAAGCATTGCGAAAGTCAGCGGTGGCGAAAGGTCTCGAGGCAATGAATGGCGTGGAAGCGAAAATCATGAATAGCAGCAACGAAAAAGAGGTAAATTCAAAAAAGTAACTTAGAATAGAAACTTAGTAAAGCTACCTATGCTTTGAAGAGTATAATAttattgatgctttccatttcaattcaaccgggctattcgggtcatgttcttcgatttcgatgtaactgaaatatgttgctctctggtcaaaataatgcgacacgtatttttttgttcgcccgaaaaaaatttttttcaagagttatcggcaattttgtttttcggctcaaactcgattttttttaattctataagaaaattttttttttaaatgcccataacttagtcaaaaatgaaccgattttaataattctgagttcaaaatgattgtaattacttacacgaacgacttcatgtagaaaaaattgcaaaaaagtagttggaatatttcaatatttcaaaaagtgtattttttttttttttaactttttccaaatcaaaaggacatctcaaactttaattgagctgaatgcctagtagctaaaatgagttgtttttgagtaatgaatttttgagtaaaaacctgtttcgcactttttgttttttgcaaaataaaacattttcaactaccttTATGCAACTGTTTCTGcacgaagtcgctcgtgtaagtaattacgattattttgaacccaaaatcattcaaatcggctttttttttgactaagttatgagtaattaaaaaaaaaattcttatatagattctttccatttcaattcaaaagggctattcgggacatgttcttcgatttcgatgtaactcaaatatgttgctctctggtcaaaataatgagacacgtatttttttcttcgaccgaaaaaaatttttttcgagctttatcggcaattttgtttttcggctcaaaatcgatttttttttaataatataagaaaattttgtttttaaatgcttataacttagtcaaaaatgaaccgattttaataattttgggtacAAAtggatcgtcattacttacacgagcgatttcatgtagaaacagttgcaaaaaagtaattgcaaattttttattttgcaaaaaaacaaaaagtgcgaaacaggttttttactcaaaaacaactcattttagctactgggcattccgcttaattgaagtttgaggtgtcctcttgatttgaaaaaagttataaaaaaaaatacactttttgaaatattgaatttcgaaaaaatttcaatttttttcttttttgctaaataaaaaatttccaactacttttgtgcaattgtttctacatgaagtcgctcgtgtaattaattatgatcattttgaacccagaattattaaaatcggttcatttttgactaagttatgggcatttaaaaaaaattttttcttaatatataattaaaaaaaatcgagtttgagccgaaaaacaaaattgccgataactcttgaaaaatttttttttcgggcgaacaaaaaaatacgtatctcattattttgaccagagagcaacatatttcagttacatcgaaatcgaagaacatgacccgaatagcccggttgaattgaaatggaaagcatctattagATAAAAAACTTAACGTGTATTTGATATGTACCAGTTCCACTAAGAGCTTGAATGAAATATTTGCACATACCCTTCATGTTCTAAAACGTTGCCACGTTGCTCTCCGCTACCAACCGGCATAGTTAAGCGGATTGTACGTGACTACTATTGGGTTGGTccctgaaaaacaaaaaacatttctttttaatagCGGTTAACAACGTGTGCATTTCTGTCACAGAAAGGGCTTATAAAATGTTGTACCGCTCGAAAGCGGTGCATAAGTGAAGATCCTTCTTTGGTTAGGAAAACAATAACACGCATATCATAAACTGGAAAAGCGCACCCAAAACCCTCACAAAAGAAATAAGCATATCTTTTAAAAGAGCAATATgtgatatgtatatgtaacacATGAGCTAAAAAGTCCCGGCCTTAGtaaagaaaacacatttttttgttgttcaaaatCCGCTTtactcatcaacgtaatttccatcaataacagcgcaatcattccagcgccgcacactggggatttttgtacagagatgcggaaaaaagtatacatcccaaaaaatatttacatttttactactaacgaagatgtatatatttgtgtatgaaaagaacatgtttaaaaactattttttaaaaaaattttaaaaaacaatgctttttaaaattcataaattttatttttaaaaatatatggaaagaacatgatttaaaacaatgtttaaaaactgttttaaaaaaaacgttgaaaatcaatgttttttccatataaaaatatatattatttgtaaaaatatgaaaatttttatatggaaagcgtttagttattatcattgccaaaaaataatcagtggcgcctggtgggacctgcaattgattaaaactgaaagagacgctactaagcaacacgttgatactagtttctgaccgtaggtaaatgtggCTCAACTttcagatccaagaatatgaaggaatatgatttttttttttttcgtaaaattaattataaatagataatcaaatgcttcacagcctttgttcttccggctaaaatatataaaaatatcgtaccctaaatgaaaaataaaaaataggaagtcggctcaagcaaaaggaaaaaaaaccaccttgggctttgaagttttttctacatcagttcaatactataaaaaaattataattttgacatatctataaaaaaaaactgtaagtcggagtttagtaattctttttgattttattgttggttctattctggaatttagaaataccattaaacattgcgtaggtggtatgttgcaaatttgactttcttccgctaaatccccagtgtgcgtcgctctaacatttcaataccacttttgtagaacgatttatcttttgcctcaaaaagGCCTCAACTGCAGCGATAGCCGCtttattcgagcgaaatttcttacctgCGAGCATTTTTCTTTAGGATAtgagagcaattcgaagttcgaTTCATGTAtcatagttttgccattgtccaCACGATGcgttttggtcaacagtgagcaaacgcagcacccactttgaagacgttcttttgatatctttacgatgtcagctaactcacgcaacttcacttttcgatcattaaaAACGGTTTTGtggattttattgatattttctggtgttaccgcctcaatTTCACCTCCACtggtccactgcgttgtgcatcatcggtgtctctacgccCATGTTTGAAGTCTGCAAACCATCGTTATGGTTGTTTCTGTTAGAGCGGAGTTCCCATAACACTTCAAGCCATTACTTCGCTtgagcggttttttttttcatcaagaagcagtgtaaaattaaaacacgaaactcTTTTTGacccattgttttgaaaataacaaaagtagattCGCTCTTATCCCaaaaactcacgaactaatgaatagaatatcatgaaattttaacagctggcTTTTTAAGGTTAGCACTCACTGAAAAAgaagtgaatgcaataaaactagttgggtggccgccgtagccgagggggttggtgcgtgactaccattcggaattcagggtAAATGCaagttcaaatctcggtgaaagtccaaaaaaaaaactttttctagtaGAGGTTGCCCTTccgcagacaatggcaaacctcggattgtatttctgccatgaaaaagctccttataaaaaatatttgccgtcggcttgaaactgtaggtccctccatttgtggaacaacaaccaattatatatacatatatatatatatataatctttgTGTTAGGCCTctgacttttcagcccatgtgttaagaGTTCACGTGCTAAAGATCGAAGTAGTGAAAAAACGAAGTCGAAAATAGTTTATAAGCGACTCTATGTAACCCAAGGGCAGGCTTGTTCTCGTAGATTATTTTCGTAAAAGTATCACAAAttctatatatttatgtaaattaatgCTTTCTTTTACTGTATTTTAGGTGTTAAACATTTCACCCAAATCGGATGTTGCGCAAAAGAAGTGCAAGCAAAAAGGCAGCGCCAAAGAATCGACAATTCTCAAATGGCTGCAAAATTCCGATCTGAATCAAAAGGAAGGTTCCATCGATATTTTCAAAGCCATTTGTAATGAGTCCGATTCGAGTGATGAACCAGATCTTCCAGCGATTGAAAACGATGCTGTGAACGTGGACAGTGAAAGTGGTATTGACACCAATACAACTTCAGCCGAGGAGATCAAATTGAAATACAAGAAATCGAAGAACAAATTACAAAGCGTACAGGCCATACTATGTCAATTAGTAGAGACAGAAATGGCAAAAGAGTGCTATAAATCATCTGTTGCTGTTGAGCACAACGATGAAGAAAATGAGGCTTTAAAGTTGTCCGGAAATGAAGAGGGGCATGCTTCGACGAATGACGATCAAAGGTTGGTTCTACTCAAGCGCAGTGTAGCCATGCTGAGTGAAGCGTACAAAGAACTCTGCGATAGTTTGAATGAGAAAGAGATACATAAGTCATTCACGGCGGACATGAAAGAGATATCGCCGCAACTCACAACAATTGCTCAGACGCAATTCGAAAACTATGCACCACTCAATACCAGCGGCGGCAGTGCAGTAAAAAGGCTGAGCACACAGGATACACTGAAGCCGCTTGCAGAGGCTGTTGAAGATGAGGTGCCTGAATTCGACTTGCGTGAGAGTAATCTGCAACCGCAGCACAAAATTGACGAAGAATGCACCACTGCAGTGACTACGCCATCCACAATCGTTTCGCCCGGCGACATAGTGGACAAAGCAATCAGCATCAGTGAGGAAGTGCTCGCATATCAGCAACAGATAAAAGAGCTGAACCAGAAGCTTGAACAAGTGGAGTGTGATGCGCAAAATACACTGGAAATCATGCAAATTGAATGCGACACTTTCAAAGAGAAAGTGACGCAACTAACCAAAGTAGTTCAAAAAGAGTGCGAGGAGAAACAAGAGCTGGAGAAACTGCTCGAAGCGCGTTCCAGTATGGAGAAAGTACATATGCCGACAGAACAAAGCACGGAAAAACGGTTGGATGCGGCAACGGCAATCAAAATGCCACTAAGTGGAGCCGCAGTACCTGAGGCTAGCGCTAACGAAAAGGCGTCGGAATTGCACGATTGCAGCGGCGATGAGTTGCGAGCCGCTGATAAGGAAAATTCCACTAGCGACAAATTGGATGCGGATTTCGAAGCGCAATTGCATGACGACTTGGTGGCCATAAATAGTAATGCACTGCAGCGCGAGGAGGAGCTGATCGTGTACAAAGAACGTTTGGAGAAGACGCAAAACGACAATCTGCAGTTGCGCAACGAGATAGCGACTTTGCTACTGAAATCGGGCACACAGGCTCAAACGCATATGGTCAAGCAATTGCTAGCATATGGCACAGTAGTGGTGGCCATTATTGTTTACTTTATCACAATGTATTTCTAAGTGCTGCTGTTTGCCGTTGTTTTATGTATGTGAAGCGAAAGTAAGCGAACTCGAACGAGGAACGGATagataaacatataaaatacatCAAAATAAAGTGGGAGCATGTTAAAGCTAAATTAGGGAATTAGAACAAAGCGAACGAATACAAAGTAGGAAAATGCTGTGAGCACTTGCAGCAATTTTGCGATTTAAAGAGCAGCAGCACAGTATACATAAGatggttacaaaaaaaaatttacgtccAATGCTGGTGCATTTTTGTGCGGTTAATCGCAACGAGACCAGCAGACTGTCGTAGCAAATGCGTTCAAGCATTTCACCACATTGAGCCAGCAATGAGCTGTGTCGTCCATTAGGCTTCGATATGTTGAATTTTCCCAAGCGGTAACATTTCTCGATAGCCAAGTTCAAGGCAGCTTCAATGTTCTCTAAATTCTTTCTTGCCAAGTATTCGTTCGACCTATACtacgccacacacacacacacacctacacgAAAAATCAACAACACATACGTGCAAGAAATTAGTTTCATTACGAAAAAATGTAGATATTAGCAAACTCTTAGtttgtacaaatatttaaattgccaCAAGAAATACTTATTACTAAGATAAACGAAAAAAGCATATAcgcatatacaaataaaacaccaaTTCATACTAcaagctaattaaaaaaaaataaattataaataatctgAAAAATGTATAGCTTTAATGATAACTGAGAAGCAAACAAAAAGCATAGCTAAACGCCAAGAaattatatgtacgtatgtatatttacatgcatctgTGTGTAATTCtgtgaaataagaaaatatgtgtgctaaaacaaaaaaattgtatcaaattgtgtgcatgtgtgcatttACATACCTAAATTAAGTGTGGCGATAATTtccaaaaacgaaaaacaaaaacacatctaATTCAAACATACAAATCTAAGCCTCACACACTCATCTTTGCTGCTTGCTGGGCTGTTACCTAATTGCTATTGCATTCATCGTGCGTTGCAATTAAGCGaatgttgcatttttttaaacttaatttaaattattgcatACTTAgactcacaaaaacaaaatatacatatatacaaataaaaatagcaaacacGCGTACACTTTATAGGAACACGTATTATAAAAGCTATTATGAAATCGTAACACAATCacaaactatatatatatatattcttattcTATACCTTTATGGCGCTTGTTCAACATTTACATTCAAACTTACGTAAtcttacaaaacaaaacaaacttatTATTACTGTCGTGGCCGGCAAAGTAAACTCCCGTACGAAGAGGAAGTGTGCGCAAATTATGACAATGTTTGATACATTTGTGTGCGTATATTATTTCAAAGTTGTTGCTACAATCGGCCACCCCTATAATTACGCATAATACCTATGATtacacttaattttattttcgacaAAGCGTagattgaaatacaaaaataataactgaaatttatttctatttttgttctgcttttctttatttgccaatttAATCTGTAtcgaaaatgaattaaaattgttAGAAATAATTTTCGAAGTCGAACGCCCGCCCGTGCAGTACAATTATAATTCCTTGCgcattaaaattcatattttcaaaaaagaagttatttttgtaatttgctaTATTTTCTGTTGAGATAATGCACATAAAACATgatctgtttttatttaaaaaattttaggctGTCCCACATGCATCCgcaatgtgtgcatgtgtagcagtgcagttgttttttttttctttttttcaaaatcacaaTTTGTGTGCTCTACATTAATgatgattattattatatactGCTATTATCATTACTATTATTtaaattgttagtttttagttgaaattattattatcataattTGTAACatcataattttataaaaaaaaaaaaatttatgaaatatgtatgaaaaacaagcgaaatataatatttatgtaaaattatttgaaatttgttgtGCAAATTAtctagtatatttatatatgtatgctatTTAATGCGACACACAGCCAACCACGCAtcttaaataaaacgaaatacgAACCATAGAAGTTAAAGAAAtcacgaataaaaaattatgaaaattcttGTATATCAAGAACGTGTTCTTTATGATAAATTATACCATATATTATTAGgcctgttcatgaagcaaataatttgtagcAATCAAGTTTTGGTGCTCATGTACGCAAATATCTTGCAAAggaggggaaagtgagagagcaaaataacaacaattcattctgaggggaagttgca harbors:
- the LOC129246822 gene encoding sarcolemmal membrane-associated protein isoform X1, encoding MRVHKVTCLVKTNSMVLASNEWLNSCEDEQKTTSGNSQPATSTTATTPATEIHEGAGPTPVAPTTEVTSTTSTTTTANPNTPPTLTTALIASAYNEIMSENRETHHPQQQQQQQQQPSQNKKNSISDVLVAPVSLNDVNTPTAQEIVNNNSEVLNCDTSNVTSNSNANNTNANSNINDSISDNSGGVGDAGMNANTGISNNANNTNLYSNPNSNASTLQSAIVRQSKGSTVTIGTAQPGGLMPLRGPITAQALSTALQSAMNLSNNTKTTSGPAVGNLQNNFLGTLDLDMGAANIVSLQHTVKEISSSICSAFVEAQSNITNNASNPVQNVGTSGNISMNMEATENNGQAKIVLLCEANSHPFQTRTIFLMPNIECKVGRLIAKSKASESNAIFDCKVLSRNHAVLWYTDDGKFWVKDTKSSNGTFINENKLGTEAAELHFGDIVKFGVDVLENSRKEVHGCIIAFVKLYLPDGREAISIDTTTQRSQYSGEGRISYEEMHRLNLYMQEVSQREKALKSKLFNIQNVLDATRKNSALCWQSLIAEDQLLHRINSLEKKLQIMEKNVPESVLRNEVLKLLEDKNSYQLTAKEALRKVYQERCDALQMLSKMELAYANSDGECKILRDQIMNTKQSLQDVNTRLQRLETDYNEYKEEAERKQQEIKEQEELRIAEMMEKLQLRELECDDLRRRVSEFMLQRAELVDEEEKQLQLQAIEKLDAVIGDMDLGEDDDDDDDDDDEDDNSDVKGDEGDGEHKEDGNEKDGGKKALRKSAVAKGLEAMNGVEAKIMNSSNEKEVLNISPKSDVAQKKCKQKGSAKESTILKWLQNSDLNQKEGSIDIFKAICNESDSSDEPDLPAIENDAVNVDSESGIDTNTTSAEEIKLKYKKSKNKLQSVQAILCQLVETEMAKECYKSSVAVEHNDEENEALKLSGNEEGHASTNDDQRLVLLKRSVAMLSEAYKELCDSLNEKEIHKSFTADMKEISPQLTTIAQTQFENYAPLNTSGGSAVKRLSTQDTLKPLAEAVEDEVPEFDLRESNLQPQHKIDEECTTAVTTPSTIVSPGDIVDKAISISEEVLAYQQQIKELNQKLEQVECDAQNTLEIMQIECDTFKEKVTQLTKVVQKECEEKQELEKLLEARSSMEKVHMPTEQSTEKRLDAATAIKMPLSGAAVPEASANEKASELHDCSGDELRAADKENSTSDKLDADFEAQLHDDLVAINSNALQREEELIVYKERLEKTQNDNLQLRNEIATLLLKSGTQAQTHMVKQLLAYGTVVVAIIVYFITMYF
- the LOC129246822 gene encoding sarcolemmal membrane-associated protein isoform X2 produces the protein MVLASNEWLNSCEDEQKTTSGNSQPATSTTATTPATEIHEGAGPTPVAPTTEVTSTTSTTTTANPNTPPTLTTALIASAYNEIMSENRETHHPQQQQQQQQQPSQNKKNSISDVLVAPVSLNDVNTPTAQEIVNNNSEVLNCDTSNVTSNSNANNTNANSNINDSISDNSGGVGDAGMNANTGISNNANNTNLYSNPNSNASTLQSAIVRQSKGSTVTIGTAQPGGLMPLRGPITAQALSTALQSAMNLSNNTKTTSGPAVGNLQNNFLGTLDLDMGAANIVSLQHTVKEISSSICSAFVEAQSNITNNASNPVQNVGTSGNISMNMEATENNGQAKIVLLCEANSHPFQTRTIFLMPNIECKVGRLIAKSKASESNAIFDCKVLSRNHAVLWYTDDGKFWVKDTKSSNGTFINENKLGTEAAELHFGDIVKFGVDVLENSRKEVHGCIIAFVKLYLPDGREAISIDTTTQRSQYSGEGRISYEEMHRLNLYMQEVSQREKALKSKLFNIQNVLDATRKNSALCWQSLIAEDQLLHRINSLEKKLQIMEKNVPESVLRNEVLKLLEDKNSYQLTAKEALRKVYQERCDALQMLSKMELAYANSDGECKILRDQIMNTKQSLQDVNTRLQRLETDYNEYKEEAERKQQEIKEQEELRIAEMMEKLQLRELECDDLRRRVSEFMLQRAELVDEEEKQLQLQAIEKLDAVIGDMDLGEDDDDDDDDDDEDDNSDVKGDEGDGEHKEDGNEKDGGKKALRKSAVAKGLEAMNGVEAKIMNSSNEKEVLNISPKSDVAQKKCKQKGSAKESTILKWLQNSDLNQKEGSIDIFKAICNESDSSDEPDLPAIENDAVNVDSESGIDTNTTSAEEIKLKYKKSKNKLQSVQAILCQLVETEMAKECYKSSVAVEHNDEENEALKLSGNEEGHASTNDDQRLVLLKRSVAMLSEAYKELCDSLNEKEIHKSFTADMKEISPQLTTIAQTQFENYAPLNTSGGSAVKRLSTQDTLKPLAEAVEDEVPEFDLRESNLQPQHKIDEECTTAVTTPSTIVSPGDIVDKAISISEEVLAYQQQIKELNQKLEQVECDAQNTLEIMQIECDTFKEKVTQLTKVVQKECEEKQELEKLLEARSSMEKVHMPTEQSTEKRLDAATAIKMPLSGAAVPEASANEKASELHDCSGDELRAADKENSTSDKLDADFEAQLHDDLVAINSNALQREEELIVYKERLEKTQNDNLQLRNEIATLLLKSGTQAQTHMVKQLLAYGTVVVAIIVYFITMYF